One Sphingobacteruim zhuxiongii DNA window includes the following coding sequences:
- a CDS encoding ABC transporter permease, with protein MNFPFFLAKRITLTGNRTFSKLIVRVTIAALTLAILAIIMAVAILRGFKGEITDKQRGFFGDVIILKNDRNDSYVNTPISLSKDQINSLEKDSNVINVYPFATKAGIMNVKGEVEGVLLKGIDKDYDQEFLSKTILEGETIDFSAENAENQLLISSLIANRLNLKVGDSFIMYFIQEPVRKRKFTIRGIYTTNSEELDKVYVIGSLSLIRKLNNLADNEVGGYEVRVRDFNLLAKTTQDVNDQLPIELYATNVVEQMPDIFNWLNMLDMNDNIIFVLMVVVAVINMISALLISILERSSMIGILKSLGMQNSKIRVVFLYNSLYLIGYGLLLGNFLALLLYYFQRSTHFFKLDPSVYYVSFVPMDISWLTVVWLNIALIGIALITLFIPSMLISRISPIKTIQFK; from the coding sequence TTGAATTTTCCATTTTTCCTCGCTAAACGAATTACCCTAACTGGCAATCGTACATTTTCGAAGCTGATTGTTCGAGTGACGATTGCGGCATTGACGCTTGCGATTCTAGCAATTATCATGGCCGTGGCAATTCTGCGTGGGTTTAAAGGAGAAATTACCGATAAGCAACGAGGGTTCTTTGGAGACGTCATTATCTTAAAAAATGATCGCAACGATTCCTATGTCAATACGCCGATTTCACTCTCCAAGGATCAAATTAACAGCTTAGAAAAAGATAGTAATGTCATTAACGTTTATCCATTCGCAACCAAAGCGGGGATAATGAATGTCAAAGGCGAGGTTGAAGGCGTCTTACTCAAGGGAATCGATAAGGATTACGATCAAGAATTCCTGTCGAAAACAATTCTCGAAGGTGAAACCATAGACTTCTCAGCAGAGAATGCCGAAAATCAGCTTCTTATTTCTAGTCTTATCGCCAATCGACTGAACCTCAAAGTAGGCGATAGTTTCATTATGTACTTTATTCAAGAGCCCGTTCGGAAACGTAAGTTTACCATTCGTGGAATCTATACCACCAACTCCGAAGAGCTCGATAAAGTTTATGTAATCGGATCATTATCCCTAATTCGCAAGCTCAATAACCTTGCGGACAATGAAGTCGGCGGTTATGAAGTACGTGTCCGAGACTTTAATCTACTAGCCAAGACAACACAGGATGTCAATGATCAATTACCCATCGAGCTGTATGCAACCAATGTTGTCGAACAGATGCCCGATATCTTCAATTGGCTAAATATGCTCGATATGAACGACAACATCATCTTTGTATTGATGGTCGTTGTCGCGGTGATCAATATGATCTCTGCCTTATTGATTAGCATCCTAGAACGCTCTTCCATGATTGGTATATTGAAATCCTTGGGCATGCAGAATAGTAAAATTAGAGTTGTATTCTTGTATAACTCCTTATACCTGATTGGTTACGGATTGTTACTCGGCAATTTCTTAGCCTTGTTGCTTTATTATTTCCAACGCAGCACCCATTTCTTTAAGCTCGATCCATCCGTTTATTACGTCTCGTTTGTACCGATGGATATCTCCTGGTTAACAGTCGTATGGCTAAATATCGCATTGATTGGAATTGCCTTAATTACCCTATTTATTCCTTCCATGCTAATCAGCAGAATATCACCAATTAAGACTATTCAGTTTAAGTAG
- a CDS encoding sigma-70 family RNA polymerase sigma factor, with protein sequence MRQLKITQSITNRESQSLDKYLHEIGKVDLISAEEEVILAQRIREGDQVALEKLTKTNLRFVVSVAKQYQNQGLTLGDLINEGNLGLIKAAKRFDETKGFKFISYAVWWIRQSILQAIAEQSRIVRLPLNQVGSLSKISKAFSKLEQEYEREPSPEELADILETTVDKVSDTLSNSGRHVSMDAPFVQGEENTLLDVLENSDPDTDSSLIDESLSEEIKRSLATLTEREREIIVLFFGLGSNHQLSLEEIGEKFSLTRERVRQIKDKALQRLRHTSRSKILKSYLG encoded by the coding sequence ATGAGACAGCTCAAAATTACGCAATCCATCACCAATCGTGAGTCCCAATCGTTAGACAAATACTTACATGAGATTGGCAAAGTAGATTTAATTTCCGCCGAAGAAGAAGTTATTCTAGCGCAAAGAATCCGCGAAGGTGATCAAGTAGCATTAGAGAAATTAACAAAAACCAATCTTCGTTTCGTCGTTTCCGTTGCAAAACAGTACCAGAATCAAGGCCTTACCTTAGGCGATTTGATTAACGAGGGCAATTTAGGCTTAATTAAGGCAGCAAAACGCTTTGACGAGACAAAAGGTTTCAAATTTATTTCTTACGCAGTTTGGTGGATTCGTCAATCTATTCTTCAAGCAATTGCAGAGCAATCTCGTATCGTTCGTTTACCATTAAACCAAGTAGGGTCTTTAAGTAAGATTAGTAAAGCCTTCTCTAAATTAGAGCAAGAATACGAGCGTGAACCGTCACCAGAAGAGTTAGCAGACATCCTTGAAACAACCGTTGACAAGGTTTCAGACACATTGAGTAACTCTGGTCGTCACGTATCTATGGATGCTCCATTTGTACAAGGAGAAGAGAATACGTTACTTGACGTATTGGAAAATAGCGATCCGGATACAGATAGTTCATTAATTGATGAGTCCTTATCGGAAGAGATCAAACGTTCATTGGCAACATTGACCGAGCGCGAACGTGAAATTATTGTATTATTCTTCGGATTAGGTTCAAATCATCAGTTATCACTTGAGGAAATCGGCGAAAAATTCAGCTTGACGAGAGAACGTGTTCGTCAGATTAAAGACAAGGCGCTACAACGTCTACGTCATACATCAAGAAGCAAAATTCTAAAATCATATTTAGGATAA
- a CDS encoding UDP-N-acetylmuramate--L-alanine ligase, with the protein MRIHFIAIGGSIMHNLAINLAEQGHQVSGSDDQIVEPSKSHLLEAGLLPKELGWFPEKITDDIDAVILGMHADGENPELKKAQELGLKIYSFPEFVYEQSVDKIRVVIAGTYGKTTITSMIMHVLKKLGKPFDYLVGAQLEGFDDLLQLNPDHNLIIIEGDEYYASSVDKHSKFLEYKPNIALISGVEWDHFKAVIEEEAYYKQFEDFIRTIVPKGTLIYNKENERTRAIVERTMDIKINRHGYKLPEYSINKGVTYLNHGEDRIPLKIFGKHNLSNVAGAFTVCEWLGVKRDEFYDAIQDFKSSIRYLEFVASQNGSVVYQDFAHTPSKLRASIHAVKEQFPTQDLVTIIELNAYDSLDPHFIQEYANSMNESDFAVVFMNISLLKEKNIVLDNAIANLTQAFNHPAFRVITQVADLEVFLEGFKSTGYNLLFMSSNNYNGVNMSSFADKFLRNF; encoded by the coding sequence ATGCGTATTCATTTTATTGCCATTGGCGGAAGCATTATGCATAATTTGGCTATTAATCTAGCTGAACAAGGCCATCAGGTTAGTGGATCCGATGATCAAATTGTCGAACCTTCGAAATCCCATCTGTTGGAAGCAGGACTATTGCCTAAGGAATTAGGCTGGTTTCCAGAAAAAATAACAGATGATATCGATGCCGTTATCCTCGGAATGCATGCCGATGGAGAGAATCCTGAGCTTAAGAAAGCACAGGAACTAGGCTTAAAGATCTATTCTTTTCCCGAATTCGTATATGAGCAAAGTGTCGATAAGATACGGGTGGTTATTGCGGGTACTTATGGGAAAACGACGATTACAAGTATGATAATGCATGTGCTGAAGAAGTTAGGAAAGCCCTTTGACTACTTAGTCGGCGCGCAACTGGAGGGATTTGATGACCTACTTCAACTTAATCCAGATCATAATCTCATTATTATTGAAGGCGATGAATATTATGCGTCTTCAGTAGACAAGCACTCCAAATTCTTGGAGTACAAACCGAATATCGCTTTAATTTCTGGTGTAGAATGGGATCACTTCAAAGCAGTAATTGAAGAGGAGGCTTACTACAAGCAATTTGAAGACTTTATACGAACGATCGTTCCGAAAGGTACGCTGATCTACAATAAGGAAAACGAACGCACTAGAGCGATCGTAGAGCGTACTATGGATATTAAAATCAATCGTCATGGTTATAAGCTTCCAGAATACTCAATTAACAAGGGGGTAACATACTTAAATCATGGAGAAGATCGCATTCCATTAAAGATCTTTGGAAAACATAACCTTTCCAACGTAGCCGGTGCTTTCACTGTCTGTGAATGGTTAGGAGTCAAACGTGATGAGTTTTACGATGCCATTCAGGACTTTAAGAGTTCAATTCGTTATTTAGAATTTGTAGCTAGCCAGAATGGGAGCGTGGTTTACCAGGATTTTGCGCATACACCATCGAAGCTACGCGCGAGTATACATGCGGTAAAAGAGCAATTCCCAACGCAAGATCTCGTTACCATTATTGAACTTAATGCTTACGATAGTTTGGATCCGCACTTTATTCAAGAGTATGCGAATAGCATGAATGAGTCTGATTTTGCTGTCGTATTTATGAATATTTCTCTTTTAAAGGAAAAAAATATAGTATTGGATAATGCAATAGCAAATTTAACTCAGGCTTTCAATCACCCCGCTTTTCGTGTAATTACGCAAGTAGCTGATTTAGAGGTGTTTCTTGAAGGGTTTAAGTCTACAGGATACAATTTGCTATTTATGAGTTCAAACAATTACAATGGGGTAAATATGTCAAGCTTTGCAGACAAATTTTTAAGAAATTTTTAA
- a CDS encoding putative sugar nucleotidyl transferase, with the protein MPHSIVLYDNAEWRKHLLPFCAVRPVGNLRVGICTLDEKWKHIFHTEVSYLTIDYLQSSFPVQAKLQGQALIIRANVLPSERLIEALDGLQIGEKLVYQGEWVAALVDQFPLEANAHFDALKPILLDFDIPQITFPEDIFIQNKNQLLFDFDLLTKGRSSATLNANNMIFGDHIFVEEGAQVEGVSLNSLQGPIYIGKHARLEEGSFLRGYVAIGEQARVKIATRLYENVSIGPRSTIGGEVNNSVLWGDSAKGHDGYLGCSVLGEGCNLGAGSSNSNLKNNWSSVKLYDYFSGKNRDTGILKCGLMMGDYAMSAINSSFNTGTVIGVGAQLAISNFIPKFVPDFSWLTDSACSSYQMDRFIAMLQRKRNAGADDLVDPNILTRVFDDTKELRKQLINH; encoded by the coding sequence ATGCCACATTCAATCGTACTATATGACAATGCCGAATGGCGGAAGCATTTGTTGCCATTCTGTGCTGTTAGACCGGTAGGAAACCTACGGGTCGGCATATGTACCCTTGATGAAAAGTGGAAGCATATCTTTCATACGGAGGTTAGTTACCTGACGATAGACTATCTCCAATCTAGCTTTCCTGTACAAGCGAAGCTGCAAGGACAAGCGCTAATTATTCGGGCGAATGTTCTTCCCTCGGAACGCTTGATTGAAGCTTTAGACGGGCTGCAAATCGGTGAGAAACTTGTTTATCAAGGAGAATGGGTAGCGGCACTAGTTGATCAATTTCCGTTGGAAGCGAACGCGCATTTTGACGCTTTAAAACCTATTCTATTAGACTTCGATATTCCCCAGATTACTTTCCCAGAGGATATTTTTATTCAGAATAAAAATCAGCTACTTTTTGATTTCGACTTGCTTACGAAGGGACGCAGTTCGGCGACATTGAATGCTAATAATATGATTTTTGGCGACCATATCTTTGTTGAGGAAGGTGCGCAGGTCGAGGGTGTCAGTTTAAATAGCCTTCAAGGTCCCATTTATATTGGTAAGCATGCACGTTTGGAAGAGGGAAGCTTTCTAAGAGGGTATGTTGCTATTGGCGAACAAGCGCGGGTGAAAATAGCCACGCGATTGTATGAGAATGTAAGTATAGGTCCGCGTAGTACAATAGGAGGAGAAGTTAACAACAGTGTGCTTTGGGGGGATTCCGCCAAAGGGCATGACGGTTATCTTGGATGTTCTGTGCTGGGAGAAGGATGTAATCTAGGAGCAGGCAGCAGCAATTCAAACCTGAAAAATAACTGGAGTTCCGTCAAATTATATGATTATTTTAGCGGAAAAAATAGAGATACAGGAATACTGAAGTGTGGATTGATGATGGGCGATTATGCGATGAGTGCCATTAATTCATCTTTCAATACTGGAACCGTAATCGGTGTGGGAGCACAGCTGGCAATATCGAATTTTATTCCCAAATTTGTACCGGACTTTAGTTGGTTAACAGATTCAGCATGTAGTAGCTATCAAATGGATCGATTTATAGCCATGTTGCAGCGTAAACGCAATGCAGGCGCTGATGATCTTGTTGATCCCAATATATTAACACGTGTTTTTGACGACACAAAAGAATTAAGAAAGCAATTAATCAACCATTAA
- the tpiA gene encoding triose-phosphate isomerase, with amino-acid sequence MRKNIVAGNWKMNMDFEQGVSLFSEIVNMVKDEVRGEQEVVVCSPFIHLPALAKLSAPVANVAIGAQNIHQAESGAYTGEISASQVKSTGASYVILGHSERRAYFGETDALLAEKVNVALKHDLKPIFCIGETKEERESGAFFDVIKTQLSNGLFHLSAEQFKSVVLAYEPVWAIGTGLTASPEQAQEVHAFIRQTLAAQYGQELADNTSILYGGSANPGNAESLFSQPDIDGGLIGGASLKSRDFLEIIRVFNK; translated from the coding sequence ATGCGTAAGAACATTGTAGCAGGAAACTGGAAAATGAACATGGATTTCGAGCAAGGCGTAAGCTTATTCTCGGAGATTGTGAACATGGTTAAAGATGAAGTAAGAGGCGAACAAGAAGTTGTGGTATGTAGCCCTTTTATTCATTTACCTGCTTTAGCGAAATTAAGTGCTCCAGTAGCGAATGTTGCTATCGGTGCTCAGAATATTCACCAAGCGGAATCAGGTGCCTATACAGGTGAGATTTCAGCGTCACAAGTGAAGTCTACAGGTGCTAGCTATGTTATTTTAGGACACTCAGAGCGTCGTGCTTATTTTGGTGAAACAGATGCTTTATTAGCAGAAAAAGTAAATGTAGCATTGAAGCATGATTTAAAACCTATTTTCTGTATTGGTGAAACCAAAGAAGAAAGAGAATCCGGAGCATTCTTTGATGTGATCAAAACTCAATTAAGCAATGGCTTATTCCACTTATCAGCAGAGCAATTTAAATCAGTGGTTCTTGCTTATGAGCCAGTATGGGCGATAGGTACAGGTTTAACAGCGAGCCCAGAGCAAGCACAAGAAGTACATGCCTTCATCCGTCAAACACTTGCGGCACAGTATGGTCAAGAACTTGCAGATAATACCTCGATTTTATACGGTGGTAGTGCAAACCCAGGAAATGCTGAAAGCTTATTCTCACAACCAGATATCGACGGCGGTCTTATCGGTGGTGCATCTTTGAAATCACGTGATTTCTTAGAAATTATTCGTGTTTTTAATAAATAA
- a CDS encoding helix-turn-helix domain-containing protein produces the protein MNALGKKIRLLRHQKGWSQEDVAKRLDISIPAFSKIETGITDVNLSRLNQISKLFGLSLVQLLSTSDPEEDKQIQNEVNELQKRLQAREAEVIDLQKKVIDLYEQLHKK, from the coding sequence ATGAATGCATTAGGAAAAAAAATTAGATTACTTAGACACCAGAAGGGCTGGAGTCAGGAGGATGTGGCCAAGCGATTGGACATCTCTATTCCTGCGTTTTCAAAAATTGAAACGGGAATTACAGATGTAAATCTATCGAGGCTAAATCAAATCTCAAAGTTGTTTGGCTTATCGTTAGTACAACTTTTATCAACTTCAGATCCTGAAGAAGATAAGCAAATTCAGAATGAAGTTAATGAACTACAAAAGAGATTACAAGCTCGTGAAGCAGAGGTAATCGATTTGCAGAAGAAAGTAATTGATCTTTACGAACAATTACACAAGAAATAA
- a CDS encoding type B 50S ribosomal protein L31 — MKKDLHPSNYRLVVFKDMSNDYAFITKSCVDTKETITWEDGTEYPLVKLEISHTSHPFYTGKMKLVDTAGRIDKFRSRYNKK, encoded by the coding sequence ATGAAAAAAGATTTGCATCCATCGAACTACAGATTAGTTGTTTTCAAAGACATGTCTAACGACTACGCTTTCATCACTAAATCTTGTGTTGACACAAAAGAGACCATTACTTGGGAAGATGGTACAGAATATCCATTAGTGAAATTAGAGATTTCTCATACTTCACACCCTTTCTACACTGGTAAAATGAAATTGGTTGATACAGCTGGACGTATTGATAAGTTCCGTAGCCGTTACAACAAGAAATAA
- the prmA gene encoding 50S ribosomal protein L11 methyltransferase, with amino-acid sequence MKYTAVTFTSSTIEDWQKDLLISELAEIGFDTFEDIDGGFEAYIPSANLDVQALESLLLNEVQGFDLDYQVKDIVEENWNKIWESNFNPILVDNTCYVRATFHEDHPEYLYQIIIDPKMSFGTGHHQTTSMMLSFVLENDFQDKDVLDMGCGTGILAILAAKRGAKQLLAVDYDPICVDSVVENAQLNSVTNITAKLGSKEAIAGLEFDTILANINRNILLDQLDTYSACLTNGGELYLSGFYEAEDLDILKQKAISVGFQYVENKVLDNWCAAKFTKAK; translated from the coding sequence ATGAAATATACAGCAGTTACTTTTACATCTTCAACTATTGAAGACTGGCAAAAGGATTTGCTAATTTCCGAATTAGCGGAGATTGGATTTGACACCTTCGAAGATATCGATGGTGGCTTCGAAGCCTATATCCCTAGCGCTAATTTGGATGTTCAAGCTTTAGAATCTCTTCTTTTGAATGAGGTTCAAGGCTTTGACTTAGATTACCAAGTGAAAGATATCGTAGAGGAAAACTGGAATAAAATATGGGAGAGTAATTTTAACCCGATTTTAGTCGATAATACCTGTTACGTACGTGCGACTTTCCACGAAGATCATCCTGAATACCTTTATCAAATTATTATTGATCCAAAGATGTCCTTTGGAACCGGTCATCATCAAACCACTTCTATGATGCTATCGTTTGTATTGGAGAATGATTTCCAAGACAAGGATGTATTGGATATGGGCTGTGGGACGGGGATTCTTGCGATTCTCGCAGCAAAAAGAGGGGCTAAGCAATTGCTAGCGGTAGACTACGATCCAATCTGTGTAGACAGTGTCGTTGAAAATGCGCAGCTGAATTCGGTGACAAATATAACCGCGAAGCTAGGATCTAAGGAAGCGATAGCAGGCTTGGAATTTGATACAATTCTAGCCAATATTAATCGCAATATCTTGTTGGATCAGTTGGACACCTATTCTGCTTGCTTAACAAATGGAGGAGAACTCTATCTTTCAGGCTTCTATGAGGCTGAGGATTTAGATATCTTAAAACAAAAGGCTATCTCTGTTGGTTTCCAATATGTGGAAAATAAAGTTCTCGATAATTGGTGTGCAGCCAAGTTTACTAAAGCTAAATAA
- the lysS gene encoding lysine--tRNA ligase, which produces MSIGLSEQEQQRRLNLQGMIDLGINPFPAEEFVVNATADDILENYERDKLNYKNIQFAGRVMNRRVMGSASFMELQDSTGRIQAYVKRDDICPTEDKTLYNTVFKKLLDIGDIVGIRGYVFTTQTGEISIHVEELKVLTKSLRPLPIVKEADGKTFDAFTDPEQRYRMRYVDLIVNAQNRDIFVKRTKLYNAMREYFNNAGYMEVETPILQSIPGGAAARPFITHHNALDIPLYLRIANELYLKRLIVGGFDGVYEFSKNFRNEGMDRTHNPEFTAMEIYVAYKDYNWMMDFTEKLLEHCALAVNGTTEATFNEYKVDFKAPYPRVSMTDAIKQFTGFDITGKTEDEIREAAKGMGIAVNETMGKGKLIDEIFGEKCEGNFIQPTFITDYPIEMSPLTKKHRNNPELTERFELMVCGKEIANAYSELNDPIDQRERFEDQLKLSEKGDDEAMFIDQDFLRALEYGMPPTSGLGIGMDRLIMFLTNNPSIQEVLFFPQMRPEKVAKVASVADYVALGIPEAWVPVLQKMGFNTVEALKEANPNKVFNDLGGMRKKMKLDISMPTKDEVLAWFGSNN; this is translated from the coding sequence ATGAGTATCGGATTATCAGAACAAGAACAACAACGCAGACTAAACCTGCAAGGAATGATCGACCTAGGTATCAATCCTTTCCCTGCGGAAGAATTTGTAGTCAATGCGACTGCTGACGACATATTAGAAAACTACGAAAGAGATAAACTAAACTATAAGAATATCCAGTTTGCAGGACGTGTAATGAACCGTCGTGTAATGGGTAGCGCTTCTTTCATGGAGCTACAAGACTCTACTGGTCGTATTCAAGCGTATGTAAAGCGTGATGATATCTGTCCGACAGAAGATAAAACGCTTTATAACACTGTATTTAAGAAGTTATTAGATATTGGTGATATCGTTGGTATTCGCGGATATGTGTTCACCACCCAAACTGGTGAGATCTCAATTCACGTTGAAGAATTGAAGGTGTTAACAAAATCCCTACGTCCATTGCCAATTGTAAAAGAAGCAGACGGAAAGACTTTTGACGCCTTTACAGATCCTGAACAAAGATACCGCATGCGCTATGTTGACTTAATTGTAAACGCGCAAAACAGAGATATATTCGTAAAACGTACAAAGCTATATAATGCTATGCGCGAATATTTCAATAATGCTGGTTATATGGAGGTGGAAACACCTATCCTGCAATCCATTCCAGGAGGTGCTGCAGCCCGCCCATTTATCACACACCATAATGCCTTAGACATTCCATTATATCTGCGTATCGCCAACGAGTTATACTTAAAAAGACTTATTGTTGGTGGCTTTGACGGGGTATACGAGTTCTCTAAAAACTTCCGTAACGAAGGAATGGACCGTACACACAACCCTGAATTTACTGCCATGGAAATCTATGTAGCCTACAAGGACTACAACTGGATGATGGATTTCACGGAAAAATTACTTGAACACTGTGCGTTAGCCGTAAACGGTACTACAGAAGCCACATTTAATGAGTATAAAGTTGATTTCAAAGCGCCGTACCCACGCGTAAGCATGACCGACGCCATCAAGCAATTCACAGGATTCGATATCACTGGTAAAACGGAAGATGAAATCCGCGAAGCTGCCAAAGGTATGGGAATCGCTGTAAACGAAACGATGGGTAAAGGTAAATTGATTGATGAGATCTTTGGTGAAAAATGTGAAGGTAACTTTATCCAACCTACATTTATCACAGACTACCCTATCGAAATGTCTCCTTTAACGAAAAAACACCGTAACAACCCAGAGTTGACGGAACGCTTTGAATTAATGGTATGTGGTAAAGAAATCGCCAATGCATATTCCGAGTTAAATGACCCTATCGATCAGCGTGAGCGTTTCGAGGATCAATTAAAATTATCTGAAAAAGGGGATGATGAGGCTATGTTTATTGACCAAGATTTCTTACGCGCATTAGAATATGGTATGCCTCCTACCTCGGGTTTAGGAATAGGTATGGATCGATTAATCATGTTCTTAACAAACAACCCTTCTATTCAAGAAGTGTTATTCTTCCCGCAAATGCGCCCTGAGAAAGTAGCAAAAGTTGCTTCAGTAGCCGACTACGTCGCATTAGGTATTCCAGAGGCATGGGTTCCTGTATTGCAAAAAATGGGATTCAATACCGTGGAAGCATTAAAAGAAGCAAATCCAAACAAAGTATTCAATGACTTAGGCGGAATGCGTAAGAAAATGAAATTAGATATTAGCATGCCGACGAAAGACGAAGTGTTAGCTTGGTTTGGAAGCAATAACTAG
- a CDS encoding helix-turn-helix domain-containing protein, translating to MPIMIHLDEMMSRKKMSLNELSDRVGITLSNLSIIKNQKAKAIRLTTLDAICRALECQPGDILKFKES from the coding sequence ATGCCAATTATGATTCACTTAGACGAGATGATGTCTCGAAAAAAAATGTCACTCAACGAATTGAGTGACAGAGTGGGGATAACGCTGTCAAATTTGTCCATTATTAAGAATCAAAAAGCGAAAGCCATTCGATTAACAACCTTGGATGCTATTTGTCGCGCATTGGAGTGTCAGCCCGGGGATATCTTGAAGTTTAAAGAATCGTAA
- the fmt gene encoding methionyl-tRNA formyltransferase, translating into MRIIFMGTPDFAVASLKALLDAGEQVVAVVTAPDKPAGRGQKLHQSAVKVFAVEHNIPVLQPEKLRSPDFIEELRSYQADLQVVVAFRMLPELVWNMPPHGTVNVHGSLLPQYRGAAPINHAVINGEKKTGVTTFLLQHEIDTGNVLFSDEVEITESDDAGSVHDKLMNLGASLIVRTVDAIKNKDIHPIPQDEMIDASAIKHAPKIFKEDCLINWNQSTETVYNFIRGLSPYPTAFSYLDQKVLKIYKTTKEIAAHSYAAGAFLSDGKTFIKVTTIDGFIYLNEIQIEGKKRMSVTDFLRGYKSEEILTIL; encoded by the coding sequence ATGCGTATTATATTCATGGGCACCCCTGATTTCGCGGTTGCCTCTTTAAAAGCTCTCTTGGATGCTGGTGAACAAGTTGTTGCTGTTGTTACGGCACCAGATAAGCCCGCTGGTCGTGGTCAGAAGCTACACCAATCGGCTGTCAAAGTATTTGCTGTAGAACATAACATCCCTGTTTTACAACCTGAGAAGTTACGATCTCCTGATTTTATTGAGGAGCTTCGCTCCTATCAAGCGGATCTGCAAGTTGTTGTTGCTTTTCGTATGCTTCCTGAGTTGGTTTGGAATATGCCTCCTCATGGTACGGTGAATGTGCACGGTTCTTTATTGCCTCAATATCGTGGTGCTGCCCCTATTAATCATGCGGTGATCAATGGAGAGAAAAAGACAGGTGTAACGACTTTCTTATTACAACATGAGATTGATACAGGTAATGTGTTATTTTCTGATGAGGTTGAAATTACGGAATCAGATGATGCCGGTTCGGTACACGATAAATTAATGAATTTAGGAGCTTCCTTAATTGTACGCACAGTTGATGCAATAAAAAACAAGGATATTCATCCTATCCCTCAAGATGAGATGATTGACGCTTCAGCGATTAAACATGCACCAAAAATATTTAAGGAAGACTGCTTAATCAACTGGAATCAGTCGACAGAAACGGTTTATAACTTTATTCGGGGACTAAGTCCTTACCCTACGGCTTTTAGTTATTTGGATCAGAAAGTCCTAAAAATTTATAAGACAACGAAAGAAATAGCAGCGCATAGTTATGCTGCTGGGGCATTTCTTAGTGATGGCAAGACCTTTATTAAGGTGACAACAATAGATGGTTTCATTTATTTAAATGAAATTCAAATTGAAGGTAAAAAACGTATGAGTGTAACAGATTTCTTAAGAGGCTATAAATCGGAGGAAATACTTACGATTCTTTAA